A DNA window from Leishmania braziliensis MHOM/BR/75/M2904 complete genome, chromosome 5 contains the following coding sequences:
- a CDS encoding surface antigen like protein — MGFSLLSIIGVAVVTLLLVVAAPSCADSIIVNEATRAWLNMWVDAIPNLQIIWMNPNICSRSGIECVSATNSINIRLDAVTSAGFNFIGTLPEVSHSIDGSQLQITSVSVSGKTRFTGTIPASWARITRLTSLDFSRTRMSGRIPDSLGNLPNLVSINFANAYFCYGLPNWNASGLPMLTQATFANNNMRGPFASSWSTFPASMSLDITGNKLCGCMPKSWESKPNLVAAAKAMDPGTASGCFRSCNSASLSYCPAPPTANGAQMITMSMTMIIMVVAVISLVF, encoded by the coding sequence ATGGGCTTCTCACTGTTGTCCATTATTGGGGTGGCTGTCGTAACTCTTCTCCTTGTCGTAGCTGCGCCAAGCTGTGCAGACTCCATTATTGTCAATGAGGCCACTCGAGCATGGCTGAATATGTGGGTTGACGCTATTCCAAACCTGCAGATCATTTGGATGAACCCGAACATTTGCTCTCGCTCTGGTATCGAGTGCGTCTCAGCCACCAACTCCATCAACATCCGTCTGGATGCCGTGACATCTGCTGGCTTCAACTTCATCGGTACCCTACCGGAGGTGAGCCACTCCATTGACGGTAGTCAGCTTCAGATCACCAGTGTCTCTGTCAGCGGTAAGACTCGCTTTACCGGTACCATCCCTGCATCGTGGGCGCGCATCACCCGCCTTACTAGCCTGGATTTCAGCAGGACTCGAATGAGTGGCCGAATTCCTGATAGTCTCGGCAACCTCCCCAACCTGGTATCTATCAACTTCGCAAACGCATACTTCTGTTACGGTCTTCCCAACTGGAATGCTTCTGGCTTGCCGATGCTTACACAGGCCACATTTGCAAATAACAACATGCGCGGCCCGTTTGCCTCCTCCTGGTCCACTTTCCCCGCTTCCATGTCTCTGGACATCACTGGCAACAAGCTCTGCGGGTGTATGCCTAAATCGTGGGAGTCCAAACCGAACCTGGTGGCTGCTGCCAAGGCTATGGATCCTGGCACGGCTTCCGGCTGCTTTCGCTCTTGCAACTCCGCTTCCCTGTCGTATTGCCCTGCCCCACCCACTGCCAACGGCGCGCAGATGATCACGATGAGCATGACTATGATTATTATGGTTGTCGCTGTCATTTCTTTGGTATTCTAA